A genomic segment from Agrobacterium vitis encodes:
- a CDS encoding GcrA family cell cycle regulator, giving the protein MNWTDERVERLTKLWAEGLSASQIATQLGGVSRNAVIGKVHRLCLPGRAKAGGPTATPARTPKRPAPSTPRAPNFAARTPSSAPRPAARTAAATALNDDLDMDVTENMAVLPVLNTTILPASRRLSLTDLTERTCKWPVGDPMTDEFHFCGCDSQDNSPYCKYHAKLAYQPVNERRRAAANAR; this is encoded by the coding sequence ATGAACTGGACGGACGAGCGAGTTGAAAGACTCACGAAATTATGGGCCGAAGGCCTGAGCGCAAGTCAGATTGCGACACAGCTTGGCGGCGTCAGCCGGAATGCCGTGATTGGCAAGGTGCATCGGTTGTGCCTTCCGGGCCGCGCCAAGGCAGGCGGTCCTACTGCCACGCCAGCGCGCACACCCAAGCGGCCAGCACCGTCCACGCCCCGCGCACCGAACTTTGCCGCACGCACGCCTTCGAGCGCGCCGCGTCCAGCCGCGCGCACTGCGGCGGCGACCGCGCTGAACGACGATCTCGACATGGATGTCACCGAGAACATGGCTGTCCTGCCGGTTCTCAACACCACCATCCTGCCAGCCTCGCGCCGTCTGTCGCTGACTGATCTCACCGAGCGGACCTGCAAATGGCCGGTTGGCGACCCGATGACCGATGAGTTTCACTTCTGCGGCTGTGACAGCCAGGATAACTCGCCCTATTGCAAATATCACGCGAAGCTCGCCTACCAGCCGGTAAACGAGCGGCGCAGGGCTGCTGCGAACGCGCGCTGA
- the phoB gene encoding phosphate regulon transcriptional regulator PhoB: protein MLPKIAVVEDEEALSVLLRYNLESEGYEVETILRGDEAELRLQERVPDLLILDWMLPGVSGIELCRRLRMRPDTERLPIIMLTARGEESERVRGLATGADDYVVKPFSTPELMARVKAMLRRAKPEVLSSLLRCGDIELDRETHRVHRKSREVRLGPTEFRLLEFLMTSPGRVFSRSQLLDGVWGHDIYVDERTVDVHVGRLRKALNFSNMQDVIRTVRGAGYSMEA from the coding sequence ATGCTGCCGAAAATTGCCGTCGTTGAAGACGAAGAAGCCCTGAGCGTCCTTTTGCGTTATAATCTGGAATCTGAAGGCTATGAGGTCGAAACCATTCTGCGGGGAGACGAAGCCGAGCTTCGCCTGCAGGAACGGGTACCGGATCTGCTGATCCTCGATTGGATGTTGCCGGGTGTTTCCGGCATAGAGCTATGTCGTCGCCTGCGGATGCGGCCCGATACCGAGCGCCTGCCGATCATCATGCTGACGGCGCGCGGCGAAGAGAGCGAGCGGGTGCGTGGACTTGCCACCGGTGCCGACGATTATGTCGTCAAGCCTTTCTCGACGCCGGAACTGATGGCCCGTGTCAAGGCTATGCTGCGCCGCGCCAAGCCGGAAGTTCTCTCCAGCCTGCTGCGGTGCGGCGATATCGAGCTTGATCGCGAAACCCACCGTGTCCATCGCAAGAGCCGCGAAGTACGCCTCGGGCCGACCGAATTCCGGCTGCTGGAATTCCTGATGACCTCACCCGGTCGGGTGTTTTCGCGCTCTCAACTGCTGGATGGCGTCTGGGGCCATGACATTTACGTGGACGAGCGCACGGTGGATGTCCATGTCGGACGGCTGCGCAAGGCGCTCAACTTTTCCAACATGCAGGACGTGATCCGCACGGTGCGCGGTGCTGGCTATTCGATGGAAGCATAA
- a CDS encoding Hsp33 family molecular chaperone: protein MTDKLSALGEFGFAGDDRVVPFQVDGLDVRGRAVQLGPLLNTILDRHDYPPAVARLLAEAIALTVLIGTSLKFEGKFIVQTKSDGPVDLLVCDFATPENVRAYARFDEERLAQALADGKSTPTDLLGAGILAFTIDQGNYMQPYQGIVPLDGSSLEDIAGFYFRQSEQIPTRVRLAVAELFDRDSSGKPRHSWRAGGLIAQFLPEAPERMHQGDLPGGDGDDNNYDGPDDDNWAEARMLVETIDGDELTDPQIGTERLLFRLFHERGVRVYEPQAVHDRCSCSRDKIKGVLKGFTAEEIAASEEEGEISVTCEFCSTTYKYEADEVTPA, encoded by the coding sequence ATGACAGACAAATTGAGCGCGTTGGGCGAGTTCGGCTTTGCCGGCGATGACCGGGTCGTGCCCTTCCAGGTCGATGGTCTGGATGTGCGGGGCCGCGCGGTCCAGCTTGGGCCTTTGCTCAACACGATCCTGGATCGGCACGACTATCCACCGGCTGTTGCCCGCCTGCTGGCCGAGGCGATTGCACTGACGGTGCTGATCGGCACCTCGCTGAAATTCGAAGGCAAGTTCATCGTGCAGACCAAGAGCGATGGCCCGGTCGATTTGCTGGTCTGTGATTTTGCCACGCCAGAAAATGTCCGCGCCTATGCCCGCTTTGACGAAGAGCGATTGGCGCAGGCACTGGCGGACGGCAAATCGACACCGACCGACCTGCTCGGCGCGGGCATCCTGGCCTTTACCATCGATCAGGGCAATTACATGCAGCCCTATCAGGGCATCGTGCCGCTGGATGGCTCCTCGCTGGAAGACATTGCCGGTTTCTATTTTCGCCAGTCGGAGCAGATCCCGACGCGGGTGCGGCTGGCCGTGGCCGAGCTGTTTGATCGAGATAGTTCCGGCAAGCCGCGCCACAGCTGGCGCGCTGGTGGGCTGATCGCGCAATTCCTGCCGGAAGCCCCTGAGCGCATGCATCAGGGCGACCTGCCGGGCGGCGATGGCGACGATAACAACTATGACGGTCCGGATGATGACAATTGGGCGGAAGCCCGGATGCTGGTGGAAACCATCGATGGCGACGAGTTGACCGATCCCCAGATCGGCACCGAACGGCTGCTGTTCCGGCTTTTTCATGAGCGCGGCGTCCGGGTTTATGAACCGCAGGCCGTCCATGACCGGTGCAGTTGCTCGCGTGACAAGATCAAGGGCGTGCTCAAGGGCTTCACCGCCGAAGAAATCGCCGCCAGCGAAGAAGAAGGCGAAATTTCCGTGACCTGCGAATTCTGCTCGACCACCTATAAATACGAGGCTGATGAAGTGACGCCCGCATAA
- a CDS encoding LOG family protein, with the protein MAKMRNGKRRKTDGSWAPLKDNQTDRQNARIVPQTPQTLSPSYRLAYADEDFLCREELRPVRLQLELLKTEMVLSERGIKSTVVMFGGARIPAPGQSAWAARNDIQRRNLEAASVFYDEARAFARQCSQYAARFNYQEYVIVTGGGPGVMEAGNRGAADVGAPSIGLNIVLPHEQAPNAFVTPDLSFNFHYFAIRKMHFLMRAKAIVVFPGGFGTLDEMFEAVTLIQTKRMAPIPLILFGREFWHRIIDFDSLAEFGTIAPDDVKLLSFVETADEAWDIIARRYEIETAETA; encoded by the coding sequence ATGGCGAAGATGCGCAATGGAAAACGGCGAAAGACGGATGGCAGCTGGGCGCCGCTGAAGGACAACCAGACGGACCGGCAGAATGCCCGGATCGTGCCGCAAACGCCGCAAACCTTGTCGCCATCCTATCGTCTGGCCTATGCCGATGAAGATTTCCTGTGCCGGGAAGAATTGCGCCCCGTGCGTTTGCAGCTGGAATTGCTGAAAACCGAAATGGTGCTCTCCGAACGGGGCATCAAATCCACCGTGGTGATGTTCGGCGGTGCGCGCATTCCGGCACCCGGCCAATCCGCCTGGGCGGCGCGCAACGACATACAGCGGCGCAATCTCGAAGCCGCATCAGTATTTTATGACGAGGCCCGCGCCTTTGCCCGGCAATGCAGCCAATATGCGGCACGGTTCAACTATCAGGAATATGTGATCGTCACCGGCGGCGGGCCAGGCGTGATGGAAGCGGGAAATCGCGGTGCCGCCGACGTTGGCGCGCCATCAATCGGCTTGAATATCGTGTTGCCACATGAGCAGGCTCCCAATGCGTTCGTGACGCCGGACCTGTCCTTCAACTTCCACTATTTCGCCATCCGCAAGATGCATTTCCTGATGCGGGCCAAGGCAATCGTCGTCTTTCCCGGCGGCTTCGGCACGCTGGATGAAATGTTCGAGGCGGTGACGCTGATCCAGACCAAGCGCATGGCGCCAATCCCGCTCATCCTGTTCGGTCGGGAATTCTGGCACAGGATTATTGATTTCGACAGCCTGGCAGAGTTCGGAACGATTGCACCCGACGATGTCAAGCTATTGAGCTTTGTCGAAACCGCTGACGAGGCCTGGGATATTATCGCCCGGCGGTATGAAATCGAAACGGCTGAAACCGCGTGA
- a CDS encoding DsbA family protein, which produces MIKRRTLVAAAAACLAMPGLLRAKELGPQEIFFDKDIPVLGNPKGDVTIAEFFDYQCGYCKTYHPIVSKVVRDDGHVRLVMKDWPVFGPASVVAAQAVLSIPDLGQYKAAQDALLDMKGGLTPDSVSQALESVGVNMTAVKAAANKNSDKISRLLDRNWLQAQALSFRGTPSFVIGTTLYPGALDEKALKEAIAKARAA; this is translated from the coding sequence ATGATCAAACGCCGGACACTGGTTGCCGCTGCAGCCGCCTGCCTCGCTATGCCTGGTTTGCTGAGGGCCAAGGAGCTCGGTCCGCAGGAGATTTTCTTCGATAAGGATATTCCCGTGCTGGGAAATCCAAAGGGTGATGTCACCATTGCCGAATTCTTCGATTATCAATGCGGCTACTGTAAAACCTATCACCCTATTGTCAGCAAAGTGGTGAGGGACGACGGTCATGTGCGGCTGGTGATGAAGGATTGGCCGGTCTTTGGTCCGGCCTCAGTCGTCGCGGCCCAAGCTGTTCTTTCCATTCCCGACCTCGGCCAGTACAAAGCGGCCCAAGATGCCCTGCTGGATATGAAGGGCGGATTGACGCCCGATAGCGTTTCCCAGGCGCTTGAAAGTGTTGGTGTCAACATGACTGCCGTCAAGGCTGCCGCCAACAAGAACAGCGACAAGATTTCTCGCCTGCTCGACCGCAACTGGCTCCAGGCGCAAGCGCTGAGTTTTCGCGGCACGCCATCCTTCGTGATCGGCACGACGCTCTATCCCGGCGCGCTCGATGAAAAAGCGTTGAAGGAGGCGATTGCCAAGGCGAGGGCTGCATAA
- the argF gene encoding ornithine carbamoyltransferase — MASPKHFLDLSAMTSEDLHSILSDAHQRKTRTRAGTADKPLAGKMLAMIFEKPSTRTRVSFDVGMRQLGGETLFLSGTEMQLGRAETIGDTAKVLSRYVDAIMIRTTDHNRLLELAEHATVPVINALTDLTHPCQIMADIMTIEEHRGPIRGKTLAWTGDGNNVLHSLVEGAARFGYRMNMAVPMGSEPEDQILNWARNNGGEIMLCHDADRAVTGADAVITDTWVSMNLEHKARGHNVFQPFQVNPALMKQAKPDALFMHCLPAHRGEEVTDEVIDGPQSVVFDEAENRLHAQKSILAWCFGAV, encoded by the coding sequence ATGGCATCCCCGAAACACTTCCTCGATCTCTCGGCCATGACGTCCGAGGACCTTCACTCTATTCTGTCCGACGCCCATCAGCGCAAGACCAGGACCCGGGCCGGAACAGCGGATAAGCCGCTGGCCGGCAAGATGCTGGCGATGATCTTCGAAAAGCCATCGACCCGCACCCGCGTCTCCTTCGATGTCGGCATGCGCCAACTGGGCGGCGAAACGCTGTTTTTGTCCGGCACGGAAATGCAGCTTGGCCGCGCCGAGACGATTGGCGATACGGCCAAGGTTCTGTCACGCTATGTCGACGCGATCATGATCCGCACCACCGATCACAACCGCTTGCTGGAACTGGCCGAGCACGCCACTGTTCCGGTGATCAATGCGTTGACTGACCTCACCCATCCCTGCCAGATCATGGCTGACATCATGACCATCGAGGAACATCGCGGCCCGATCCGGGGCAAGACGCTGGCCTGGACGGGTGATGGCAACAATGTCCTGCATTCGCTGGTCGAAGGGGCTGCCCGCTTCGGCTACCGGATGAACATGGCAGTGCCAATGGGCTCTGAGCCGGAAGACCAGATCCTCAACTGGGCGCGCAACAATGGCGGCGAGATCATGCTGTGCCACGATGCCGACCGGGCCGTGACCGGTGCCGATGCCGTGATCACCGATACCTGGGTATCGATGAACCTGGAGCACAAGGCACGCGGCCATAACGTATTCCAGCCCTTCCAGGTCAATCCCGCCCTGATGAAGCAGGCAAAGCCCGATGCATTGTTCATGCACTGCTTACCCGCTCATCGCGGGGAAGAAGTGACCGATGAAGTGATCGACGGGCCACAATCGGTCGTGTTCGACGAGGCGGAAAACCGGCTGCATGCCCAGAAGTCCATTCTCGCCTGGTGCTTTGGCGCGGTTTGA
- the dapD gene encoding 2,3,4,5-tetrahydropyridine-2,6-dicarboxylate N-succinyltransferase: MSAMDLSSLQTVIDTAFDNRDTITLSTKGEVRDAVEQSLALLDQGKVRVATRGEDGQWTVHQWLKKAVLLSFRLNDMEVVKGGPGASTWWDKVPSKFEGWGENQFRAAGFRAVPNAVVRHSAFIAPNAILMPSFVNLGAYVGEGTMVDTWATVGSCAQIGRHVHLSGGVGIGGVLEPMQAGPTIIEDNCFIGARSEVVEGCIIREGAVLGMGVYIGKSTRIIDRATGEVMYGEVPPYSVVVAGAMPSPNTMPNGLPAPSLYCAVIVKRVDAQTRSKTGINELLRD; the protein is encoded by the coding sequence ATGAGTGCCATGGACCTCTCCTCTTTGCAGACTGTCATCGATACTGCATTCGACAATCGCGACACCATTACCCTCTCGACCAAGGGCGAAGTGCGCGATGCTGTCGAGCAATCGCTTGCCCTGCTCGACCAGGGAAAGGTGCGGGTTGCCACCCGTGGAGAGGATGGTCAATGGACCGTGCATCAATGGCTGAAAAAGGCTGTGCTGCTTTCCTTCCGCCTCAATGACATGGAAGTCGTCAAGGGCGGGCCGGGGGCTTCGACCTGGTGGGACAAGGTGCCGTCCAAATTCGAAGGCTGGGGTGAAAACCAGTTCCGGGCCGCCGGTTTCCGTGCCGTGCCCAATGCGGTCGTGCGTCACTCGGCTTTCATTGCCCCCAATGCCATTCTGATGCCGTCCTTTGTCAATCTCGGCGCTTATGTCGGCGAGGGCACCATGGTCGATACCTGGGCGACGGTAGGGTCCTGCGCCCAGATTGGCCGTCATGTGCATCTGTCGGGCGGCGTCGGCATTGGTGGCGTGCTGGAACCGATGCAAGCCGGGCCGACCATTATCGAGGACAATTGCTTCATCGGTGCGCGCTCCGAAGTCGTGGAAGGCTGCATCATTCGTGAAGGTGCGGTGCTCGGCATGGGCGTCTATATCGGCAAATCCACCAGGATCATCGACCGCGCCACCGGCGAGGTGATGTATGGTGAAGTGCCGCCTTATTCCGTGGTCGTCGCAGGCGCGATGCCATCGCCCAATACCATGCCGAACGGCTTGCCAGCGCCTAGCCTCTATTGCGCCGTCATCGTCAAACGCGTCGATGCCCAGACCCGCTCCAAGACCGGTATCAACGAGCTGCTGCGGGACTGA
- a CDS encoding glycerate kinase type-2 family protein: MAPLTLAPRSFLASLFAAAVAAADPLNGIRTHLPARPKGRTVVVGAGKGAAQMAAALETLWDGPLEGVIVTRYGYGCPLARLELLEAAHPVPDANGLAAAERLKRAIAPLGPDDLVIALICGGGSALLPAPPTGMTLEDEIYLNRQLLACGAPISAMNVVRKHLSTIKGGRLAALTRAPVISLIVSDIPGDNPAHVASGPTVPDASTRHQALEIVRTYGLRLPQTALDHLNSPAADAPHPDDPAFARDRHHIIASASVSLEAAALAAEAAGVRAAILSDSIEGEARDVAGVHAALAREIAAKDRPFPKPVVLLSGGETTVTMKSQGVQPTGRGGRNGAFALAMALGIAGHDIEAGHGIEVLAADTDGIDGTENNAGAFVDGTSIIRLKQLGLDGAALLDAHDSYSAFEALGDLFETGPTGTNVNDFRAILIL; encoded by the coding sequence ATAGCTCCTCTGACGCTTGCCCCCCGTTCCTTTCTGGCCTCACTGTTTGCTGCCGCCGTTGCCGCGGCCGATCCGCTGAATGGTATCCGAACCCATTTGCCCGCAAGGCCGAAAGGCCGCACTGTGGTGGTTGGTGCCGGCAAAGGCGCTGCCCAGATGGCCGCTGCACTTGAAACGCTATGGGATGGCCCGCTGGAAGGCGTTATCGTCACCCGATACGGTTATGGCTGCCCGCTTGCCCGGCTGGAACTGCTGGAAGCGGCGCATCCGGTGCCCGATGCCAATGGCCTCGCTGCGGCTGAACGGCTGAAGCGCGCCATTGCTCCGCTTGGCCCGGATGATCTGGTGATTGCCCTGATCTGCGGCGGCGGCTCGGCACTGCTGCCCGCTCCTCCGACAGGTATGACGTTGGAAGACGAGATCTACCTTAACAGGCAATTGCTGGCCTGCGGTGCGCCGATCAGCGCGATGAACGTGGTGCGCAAACATCTGTCAACGATCAAGGGTGGAAGACTGGCGGCCTTAACCAGAGCGCCGGTCATCAGCCTGATCGTTTCCGATATTCCCGGCGACAACCCGGCGCATGTTGCCTCTGGCCCGACCGTGCCGGATGCCTCAACCCGTCATCAGGCGCTGGAGATTGTTCGTACCTATGGTTTGCGCCTGCCGCAGACGGCATTGGATCACCTGAATTCTCCAGCCGCCGATGCGCCTCATCCAGATGATCCAGCCTTTGCGCGCGACCGGCATCATATCATCGCATCAGCCAGCGTCTCCCTTGAGGCAGCAGCGCTTGCCGCAGAAGCAGCTGGCGTGCGCGCTGCAATCCTGTCCGACAGTATCGAGGGGGAGGCGCGCGATGTGGCTGGCGTTCATGCCGCGCTGGCCCGTGAAATCGCGGCCAAGGACCGGCCATTTCCCAAGCCGGTCGTATTGCTGTCCGGTGGCGAAACCACGGTCACCATGAAAAGCCAAGGAGTGCAACCCACAGGGCGCGGTGGGCGCAACGGCGCTTTCGCGCTCGCCATGGCGCTGGGTATTGCTGGTCACGATATTGAGGCTGGTCACGGTATCGAGGTACTGGCCGCCGACACCGATGGCATTGATGGCACGGAAAACAATGCCGGTGCCTTTGTCGATGGCACCAGCATTATCAGGTTGAAACAACTGGGGTTGGATGGTGCGGCCCTGCTGGACGCCCATGACAGCTACAGCGCCTTTGAAGCGCTGGGCGACCTGTTTGAAACCGGCCCGACTGGCACCAATGTCAATGATTTCAGGGCAATCCTGATCCTTTGA
- the dapE gene encoding succinyl-diaminopimelate desuccinylase, with amino-acid sequence MSKHPANSSATDPVENLQTLIRCPSVTPAEGGALSALAAMLEPLGFTVERMVAREDGTPDVENLYARLGTEGPHLMFAGHTDVVPVGNEADWTYPPFSAEIAGGELYGRGAVDMKGGIACFVAAIARHIESHGAPKGSISFLITGDEEGPSINGTTKLLEWAAAKGERWDACLVGEPTNPDQLGDMIKIGRRGSLSGEIVVKGVQGHAAYPHLADNPVRGVIKLAEALMHPAFDAGTENFQPSNLEVTTIDVGNAATNVIAARASAKFNIRFNDTWTAETLRADIIARLDAASADPLLRPGRPPIAYELVWADRPSQVFLTRNNALISSLSAAIEKMTGRTPALSTTGGTSDARFIKDYCPVVEFGLVGQTMHMVDERVAVPDLEALTGIYGAFISSWFAHAGA; translated from the coding sequence ATGTCAAAGCATCCAGCCAATTCATCCGCCACCGATCCCGTTGAAAATCTCCAGACCCTGATCCGCTGCCCCTCCGTGACGCCTGCCGAGGGCGGGGCGCTGTCGGCGCTGGCCGCCATGCTGGAGCCGTTGGGCTTTACCGTGGAACGGATGGTGGCGCGCGAAGACGGCACGCCTGATGTCGAGAACCTCTATGCCCGGTTGGGGACGGAGGGGCCGCATCTGATGTTTGCCGGGCATACCGATGTCGTGCCTGTCGGCAATGAGGCGGACTGGACCTATCCGCCGTTTTCCGCCGAGATCGCCGGAGGCGAGCTATATGGGCGTGGTGCGGTCGACATGAAGGGTGGCATCGCCTGCTTTGTCGCAGCCATTGCCCGCCATATCGAAAGCCATGGTGCGCCGAAAGGCTCGATCTCCTTCCTGATAACAGGGGATGAGGAAGGGCCCTCAATCAACGGCACCACCAAATTGCTGGAATGGGCCGCCGCCAAGGGCGAGCGCTGGGATGCCTGCCTGGTGGGTGAGCCGACCAATCCAGATCAGCTTGGCGATATGATCAAGATTGGCCGACGCGGTTCGCTGTCAGGCGAGATCGTCGTCAAGGGCGTCCAGGGCCATGCCGCCTATCCGCATCTGGCCGACAATCCGGTGCGAGGCGTGATCAAGCTTGCGGAAGCGCTGATGCATCCGGCCTTCGATGCGGGTACCGAGAATTTCCAGCCTTCCAATCTGGAAGTGACGACGATTGATGTCGGCAATGCTGCTACCAATGTCATTGCGGCCCGTGCCAGCGCCAAATTCAACATTCGCTTCAACGATACTTGGACCGCCGAGACGCTCAGGGCCGACATCATTGCCCGCCTGGATGCGGCCAGCGCCGACCCGCTGCTGCGACCGGGCCGCCCGCCGATTGCCTATGAGCTTGTCTGGGCCGACCGGCCAAGCCAGGTGTTCCTGACCCGCAACAATGCGTTGATCTCCTCCTTGAGTGCGGCCATTGAAAAAATGACCGGCAGAACGCCAGCCCTGTCGACAACAGGTGGCACGTCTGACGCCCGCTTCATCAAGGATTACTGCCCGGTGGTGGAATTCGGCCTTGTCGGCCAGACCATGCATATGGTCGATGAGCGGGTCGCCGTCCCGGACCTGGAGGCGTTGACCGGCATATATGGCGCCTTCATCAGCAGTTGGTTTGCCCATGCCGGGGCTTAA
- a CDS encoding flagellar hook protein FlgE: MSLASAMNSSVSGLTAQSNKLTSIGDNISNTSTTGYKGTETAFSSLVNGGTTSTTTQTVSQSGDLESTSSETDLAIDGDGYFVVQNDEGDVFLTRQGDFEIDEDGYLVNSSGYTLLGYSYDNGEPASVINGFDGLEPVKIDTSEVTAAATTTGEVSGNLESDEEVVSGDTPSSNSADATYTAKSSIVTYDEQGASTQYDIYFTKTDDDEWEVSIYRNDEANDDDDGTSFPYDNGELGSTTLTFDSTGELEDGSTSTLSFTDSETGLTIDLDFSDITQTATSTSIEGSANGSAASSSSDYTIGSDGVISTVSSDGTTTDTYKIALATVASPDNLEEVDGTAYQVDADSGTVVVGFAGTGSFGTIESSTLESSNVDLASELSDMIAAQRAYSANSKVFQTAADMLDTVINMVR; encoded by the coding sequence ATGTCTCTTGCATCTGCAATGAACTCATCGGTATCGGGGCTGACGGCGCAGTCCAATAAACTCACCTCCATCGGGGATAATATTTCCAATACGAGCACGACCGGCTACAAAGGCACGGAGACTGCTTTTTCGAGTTTGGTGAATGGCGGAACGACTTCGACGACCACCCAAACAGTGTCCCAGTCGGGCGATCTGGAATCGACCTCGTCGGAGACGGATCTGGCGATCGACGGTGACGGATATTTCGTTGTCCAGAACGATGAGGGTGATGTTTTCCTGACCCGTCAAGGCGACTTCGAAATCGACGAGGATGGTTACCTTGTGAACTCATCCGGTTACACGTTGCTGGGCTATTCCTATGACAATGGCGAACCGGCTTCTGTCATCAATGGTTTCGACGGTCTTGAACCGGTGAAAATTGACACCAGCGAGGTCACGGCAGCGGCCACGACCACCGGCGAAGTCAGCGGCAATCTGGAAAGCGATGAAGAAGTCGTTTCTGGGGATACGCCGTCTTCGAACTCGGCGGATGCCACCTACACGGCGAAGTCTTCGATCGTCACTTATGACGAGCAGGGTGCCTCCACCCAATACGACATCTATTTCACCAAGACCGATGACGATGAGTGGGAGGTTTCGATCTACCGCAATGACGAGGCTAATGACGATGATGACGGAACCAGCTTCCCCTATGATAATGGTGAGCTTGGCTCGACAACATTGACCTTCGATAGCACAGGGGAGTTGGAAGACGGCAGCACGAGCACCCTGTCCTTCACCGATTCCGAGACAGGCCTTACGATTGATCTGGATTTTTCGGATATCACCCAGACGGCCACCTCCACCAGCATAGAGGGTAGCGCAAACGGCAGTGCTGCCAGCAGCTCGTCCGACTACACGATCGGCAGCGATGGCGTTATCAGCACCGTCTCTTCCGACGGAACCACGACAGATACCTACAAGATTGCTCTGGCTACCGTCGCCAGCCCTGACAACCTTGAGGAAGTCGATGGCACTGCCTATCAGGTGGATGCAGATTCCGGTACCGTCGTCGTCGGCTTTGCTGGCACAGGCAGCTTCGGCACCATCGAATCCAGCACACTGGAAAGCTCAAACGTCGACCTGGCATCGGAACTTTCGGACATGATCGCCGCCCAGCGCGCCTATAGCGCCAACTCCAAGGTGTTCCAGACGGCAGCCGACATGCTCGACACCGTGATCAACATGGTCCGGTAA
- a CDS encoding aspartate aminotransferase family protein: MAQTSTPLFNTFSRAPLRFERGEGPWLYTETGEQYLDFAGGVAVTSCGHSHPHLVEALKSQAEKVWHLSNLYEVPGQERLAARLVEATFADKVFFTNSGAEALECAIKTARRYHYSKGHPEKFHIITFEGAFHGRTIATIAAGGQEKYLEGFGPKAPGFDQVPFGDLDALKAAITDSTAALLIEPIQGEGGIRVVGTEFLRELRAICDEKGLLLILDEVQSGVGRTGKFFAHEWAGLTPDIMAVAKGIGGGFPFGACLATEEAASGMTAGVHGTTYGGNPLAMAVGNAVLDLVLADDFLQNVRDVALVFRQGLAGLKDRFPGVIEDVRGEGLMLGIKAAVPSSDLLHAMRQEHILGVPAGDNVIRLLPPLTLTAEQAREGLKRIEQAAEALSAQAALKIAQA, encoded by the coding sequence ATGGCTCAGACATCAACGCCGCTGTTCAACACGTTTTCACGTGCGCCGCTGCGTTTCGAGCGAGGCGAGGGCCCGTGGCTTTATACCGAAACAGGCGAGCAATATCTCGACTTTGCCGGCGGCGTCGCCGTGACGTCCTGCGGCCATTCGCATCCGCATCTCGTCGAGGCGTTGAAAAGCCAGGCGGAGAAAGTCTGGCATCTTTCGAACCTTTACGAAGTTCCCGGCCAGGAACGCCTGGCCGCAAGGCTGGTCGAGGCGACATTTGCCGACAAGGTATTCTTCACCAACTCCGGTGCAGAAGCGCTGGAATGCGCCATCAAGACGGCTCGCCGCTATCACTATAGCAAGGGCCATCCGGAAAAATTCCATATCATCACGTTCGAGGGTGCCTTTCATGGCCGCACCATCGCCACCATCGCGGCGGGCGGCCAGGAAAAATATCTTGAAGGCTTCGGCCCCAAGGCGCCCGGCTTCGACCAGGTGCCGTTCGGCGACCTCGACGCCTTGAAGGCGGCGATCACCGACAGCACGGCTGCGTTGCTGATCGAACCGATCCAGGGCGAAGGCGGTATCCGCGTCGTTGGGACCGAGTTCCTGCGTGAATTGCGGGCAATCTGCGACGAAAAGGGCCTGCTGCTCATTCTCGACGAAGTGCAGTCGGGCGTTGGCCGGACGGGCAAGTTTTTCGCCCATGAATGGGCTGGCCTCACCCCCGATATCATGGCGGTGGCCAAGGGTATCGGCGGCGGTTTCCCGTTCGGTGCCTGCCTTGCCACAGAAGAGGCTGCGTCCGGTATGACGGCTGGCGTGCATGGCACCACCTATGGCGGTAATCCGCTGGCCATGGCGGTCGGCAATGCCGTTCTCGATCTGGTTTTGGCCGATGACTTCCTGCAAAATGTCCGGGATGTGGCGCTGGTCTTCCGCCAGGGTCTGGCCGGTCTGAAAGACCGTTTTCCAGGCGTGATCGAAGACGTACGCGGCGAAGGCCTGATGCTCGGCATCAAGGCCGCGGTGCCGTCTTCGGACCTGCTGCATGCAATGCGCCAAGAGCATATCCTGGGCGTTCCGGCTGGTGATAACGTCATCCGCCTGCTTCCGCCTCTGACGCTGACTGCCGAACAGGCCCGAGAAGGCCTCAAGCGCATCGAACAGGCCGCCGAGGCCTTGTCCGCGCAGGCCGCCCTCAAAATCGCTCAGGCATGA